One Cryobacterium roopkundense genomic region harbors:
- the mnmA gene encoding tRNA 2-thiouridine(34) synthase MnmA codes for MKVLAAMSGGVDSAVAAARAVEAGHEVVGVHLALSRMPGTLRTGSRGCCTVEDSMDAQRAANIIGIPYYVWDFSERFKLDVVDDFIAEYAAGRTPNPCMRCNEKIKFAALLEKAIDLGFDAVCTGHYASIVLDADGNKELHRAAAWAKDQSYVLGVLTADQVQHSMFPLGATPSKAEVRAEAAERGFSVANKPDSYDICFIPDGDTRGWLAERVAPATGDILDREGKKLGEHEGAVAFTVGQRKGLSIGTPAADGKPRFVLEVRPITNTVVVGPKEALAVKEIAGDSYTWAGLAPLNPEVPFECHVQIRAHADPVAAVAQVVRDGERVEFMIRPHEPLTGVAPGQTAVVYMGTRVLGQCTIDRTVSAVPVSAVTDA; via the coding sequence GTGAAGGTTTTAGCAGCAATGAGTGGCGGTGTAGATTCCGCCGTGGCAGCAGCCCGCGCGGTCGAGGCAGGGCATGAGGTGGTCGGGGTTCACCTGGCCCTCAGTCGCATGCCCGGAACGCTGCGCACCGGAAGCCGCGGCTGCTGCACCGTCGAGGACTCGATGGACGCCCAGCGGGCCGCGAACATCATCGGAATCCCGTACTACGTGTGGGATTTCTCCGAGCGCTTCAAGCTCGACGTTGTCGACGATTTCATCGCCGAATACGCCGCCGGGCGAACCCCGAACCCCTGCATGCGCTGCAACGAAAAGATCAAGTTCGCCGCCCTGCTCGAAAAAGCCATCGACCTCGGGTTCGACGCCGTGTGCACGGGCCACTATGCGAGCATCGTCCTCGACGCCGACGGCAATAAGGAACTGCACAGGGCCGCGGCGTGGGCCAAGGATCAGTCCTACGTGCTCGGCGTTCTCACGGCCGATCAGGTGCAGCACTCCATGTTCCCGCTCGGGGCGACACCATCCAAGGCCGAGGTGCGTGCAGAGGCCGCGGAGCGCGGCTTCTCGGTGGCGAACAAGCCTGACTCCTACGACATCTGCTTCATCCCCGACGGTGACACCCGCGGCTGGCTCGCCGAGCGTGTGGCTCCGGCGACCGGCGATATCCTCGACCGCGAGGGCAAGAAACTTGGCGAGCACGAGGGCGCGGTGGCCTTCACCGTGGGACAGCGCAAGGGCCTTTCCATCGGCACGCCAGCGGCGGACGGGAAGCCACGCTTCGTGCTTGAGGTTCGCCCGATCACGAACACCGTCGTTGTGGGCCCGAAGGAGGCGCTCGCGGTAAAGGAAATCGCCGGGGACAGCTACACCTGGGCGGGGCTCGCTCCGCTGAACCCCGAGGTTCCCTTTGAATGCCACGTGCAGATTCGTGCCCACGCCGACCCCGTTGCTGCCGTGGCCCAAGTGGTTCGTGACGGCGAGCGCGTCGAATTCATGATCCGTCCGCACGAGCCGCTCACCGGTGTGGCGCCCGGCCAGACCGCCGTCGTGTACATGGGCACGCGGGTGCTCGGCCAGTGCACGATTGACCGCACGGTCAGCGCGGTGCCGGTTTCCGCCGTCACAGACGCTTGA
- a CDS encoding cysteine desulfurase family protein — protein MVVYLDHAATTPMLPGAISACADAMGVVGNPASVHSQGQNAKRMLEEARERVAASVGSDPIEVVFTGSGTEAINLALKGLFWARAPRPRILVAEGEHHATLDSVEWLRQHDGAVVEWIPLDALGRIDLNALDAAIARNPLDVALVTVIAANNEVGTIQPVAEIAALAAAHGIPVHVDAVSAYGHLPLDFRALGRAGVSAVSVSAHKIGGPVGIGALILGRKTTVVPLLHGGGQQRQVRSGTQDVAAAVSFAVAASAFGAGLDGENLRLAALRDRVIAGVTRLVPSVIVNGDTSRGGRLPGNAHFSFPGCEGDSLLFLLDAAGISVSTGSACQAGVPEPSHVLRAMARSEVESRGALRITLGHTSTDADVDALLAALPAAHAQAARAGMADRVPGS, from the coding sequence ATGGTCGTTTACCTCGACCACGCGGCCACAACGCCCATGCTGCCGGGCGCGATCAGCGCCTGCGCCGACGCCATGGGAGTCGTGGGCAATCCGGCATCCGTTCACAGTCAGGGCCAGAACGCGAAGCGGATGCTCGAGGAAGCGCGCGAGCGTGTGGCGGCGAGCGTGGGCTCCGACCCGATAGAGGTCGTTTTCACCGGGAGCGGCACCGAGGCGATCAACCTCGCCCTCAAGGGCCTCTTCTGGGCCAGGGCGCCCCGCCCGCGCATACTGGTGGCCGAGGGGGAACACCACGCCACTCTCGACAGCGTGGAGTGGCTTCGCCAGCACGACGGCGCTGTAGTCGAGTGGATTCCACTTGACGCCCTGGGTCGAATTGATCTGAACGCCCTCGACGCGGCGATCGCGCGGAACCCCCTCGACGTGGCACTGGTCACGGTGATAGCCGCCAACAACGAGGTGGGTACCATCCAGCCTGTCGCCGAGATCGCGGCGCTCGCCGCGGCGCATGGAATCCCGGTTCACGTGGACGCCGTGTCCGCTTACGGGCACCTTCCGCTGGATTTCAGGGCACTCGGCCGCGCCGGGGTGAGTGCCGTGAGCGTGTCGGCGCACAAGATCGGCGGCCCGGTGGGAATCGGCGCCCTCATCCTCGGGCGCAAGACCACAGTCGTTCCGCTGTTGCATGGTGGGGGACAGCAGCGCCAGGTGCGCAGCGGCACCCAGGATGTCGCGGCCGCGGTGTCGTTCGCGGTGGCGGCATCCGCATTCGGTGCCGGGCTGGACGGCGAGAACCTGAGGCTCGCGGCTTTGCGTGACCGGGTGATCGCGGGGGTGACGCGCCTTGTGCCGTCCGTCATCGTGAACGGAGACACGAGCCGGGGCGGCCGGCTGCCCGGCAACGCGCACTTCAGCTTTCCGGGGTGCGAGGGCGATTCGCTGTTGTTCTTGCTTGACGCGGCGGGAATCTCAGTGTCGACGGGGTCGGCCTGCCAGGCCGGTGTGCCGGAGCCGTCGCACGTCTTGCGGGCCATGGCTCGCTCGGAGGTTGAGTCGCGTGGGGCCCTGCGCATCACGCTCGGGCACACCTCGACGGATGCCGACGTGGACGCGCTGCTTGCGGCGCTGCCGGCCGCCCACGCTCAGGCCGCGCGTGCCGGAATGGCCGACCGGGTTCCGGGAAGCTAG
- the glgX gene encoding glycogen debranching protein GlgX: MTHADPLRNLGVRITSTGGELRVWSQNADAIDLCIFDDTDPNWIIKSIPMTKDIHDVWSAKSRTLSRGRRYGIRVSGPAGARNSFHPETTLLEPYSRGLVRVGADRWQSSVVDDSFDWADSRKPAIPLDHTVVYEAHVRGISRLNKKIPAALRGTYAGLAHEATIAYLKDLGVTSVELLPVQAFVSEQRLIKQGLINYWGYNTLNFFSPHADYATQAAQSGGPEAVLREFKGMVKLLHDAGLEVIMDVVYNHTAEEGPNGPVTSLRGIDNSEYYRQTAAGEYIDVTGCGNTVNFGHDVPRRLVMDSLRYWANEVQIDGFRFDLAVTLGRDEGVVYDPEHPLLTGIRDDPELAGVKLIAEPWDVGQGGWQTGNFATGWSEWNDRYRDRMRDFWLSDIRSMRYSGSAGSGIGRFATRVAGSSNTFSTDRGPLASLNFITAHDGFTLADLTAYDTKHNLGNGESNRDGTGNNNSFNHGVEGPTRDVAILKTRRKAMRNLLGTLLLSAGIPMITAGDEFGRSQRGNNNAYCQDSELTWLNWDFDDWQQDLHRVSRRLLELRRENPALRPVRFGRFGETTLSASQLDWYNAAGESMSHDDWNSPEARTLQYMAASTPEHEDFNRILLVVHAREQDATVTLPQHEGVGAYTLLWDSSHDDLRDAVIEHKPGTTLHMTGASMQLLRAHNTITSPPRKRKGKR; this comes from the coding sequence ATGACTCACGCCGATCCTCTGCGCAATCTCGGCGTACGAATCACCTCCACGGGCGGTGAGCTGCGCGTCTGGTCACAGAACGCAGACGCCATTGACCTGTGTATTTTCGATGACACCGACCCCAACTGGATCATCAAAAGCATTCCCATGACCAAAGACATCCACGATGTGTGGTCGGCAAAGTCCCGCACTCTGTCTCGCGGTCGCCGTTACGGTATCCGCGTGTCCGGTCCCGCCGGTGCGCGGAATTCGTTCCACCCTGAAACAACTCTCCTCGAACCGTACTCGCGTGGCCTGGTGCGCGTAGGCGCCGACCGCTGGCAGTCCTCCGTCGTGGACGACAGCTTCGACTGGGCGGACTCCCGCAAACCCGCCATCCCGCTAGACCACACTGTGGTCTATGAGGCCCACGTGCGCGGCATCAGCCGTCTCAACAAGAAGATCCCGGCCGCACTGCGCGGAACATACGCCGGCCTGGCCCACGAAGCGACGATCGCCTATCTCAAGGACCTCGGCGTCACGTCGGTCGAGCTGTTGCCGGTGCAGGCTTTTGTCTCCGAGCAGCGGCTGATCAAACAGGGCCTCATCAATTACTGGGGTTACAACACCCTCAACTTCTTCTCACCCCACGCCGACTACGCCACCCAGGCCGCGCAGTCCGGGGGGCCGGAGGCCGTGCTGCGCGAGTTCAAGGGCATGGTCAAGCTTCTCCATGATGCCGGGCTCGAAGTGATCATGGACGTTGTGTACAACCACACCGCCGAGGAAGGCCCGAACGGGCCGGTCACGAGCCTGCGGGGCATCGACAACTCGGAGTATTACCGCCAGACCGCCGCGGGCGAGTACATCGACGTCACCGGATGCGGCAACACCGTGAACTTCGGTCACGACGTTCCACGTCGCCTGGTGATGGATTCCCTCCGCTACTGGGCCAACGAGGTGCAGATCGACGGGTTCCGGTTCGACCTCGCCGTAACCCTGGGACGCGACGAGGGTGTCGTCTACGACCCTGAGCATCCGCTACTCACAGGTATACGCGACGACCCGGAACTCGCGGGAGTCAAACTCATCGCGGAGCCCTGGGACGTGGGTCAGGGCGGTTGGCAGACGGGCAACTTCGCCACGGGCTGGTCGGAGTGGAATGACCGCTACCGCGACCGGATGCGAGACTTTTGGTTGAGCGACATTCGCAGTATGCGCTATTCGGGCTCGGCGGGCAGCGGCATCGGCCGCTTCGCGACCCGCGTGGCCGGATCGTCGAATACCTTCTCGACCGACCGGGGACCACTCGCCTCGCTAAACTTCATCACCGCTCACGACGGCTTCACTCTGGCCGATCTCACCGCCTACGACACGAAGCACAACCTCGGAAACGGGGAGTCCAATCGCGACGGCACCGGCAACAACAACTCCTTCAACCACGGCGTGGAAGGTCCGACCCGGGACGTAGCGATCCTGAAGACCCGTCGCAAGGCCATGCGCAACCTGCTCGGCACCCTGCTGCTGTCTGCCGGAATACCCATGATCACCGCCGGTGACGAGTTCGGCCGCAGTCAGCGGGGCAACAACAACGCCTATTGCCAGGACAGTGAGCTCACCTGGTTGAACTGGGACTTCGACGATTGGCAACAGGACCTGCACCGAGTGAGCCGGCGCCTGCTCGAGCTGCGACGCGAGAACCCCGCCCTGCGCCCGGTGCGCTTTGGCCGTTTCGGCGAGACCACGCTCAGCGCAAGCCAGCTCGACTGGTACAACGCTGCCGGCGAGTCGATGTCGCACGATGACTGGAACTCCCCGGAAGCTCGCACCCTGCAGTACATGGCCGCGAGCACACCGGAGCACGAGGACTTCAACCGCATCCTGCTAGTAGTGCATGCCCGCGAGCAGGACGCCACGGTCACGCTGCCCCAGCATGAGGGCGTCGGCGCCTATACACTGCTGTGGGATTCCAGCCACGACGACCTGCGTGACGCCGTCATCGAGCACAAGCCCGGCACGACGCTGCACATGACGGGCGCTTCGATGCAGCTGCTGCGGGCGCACAACACAATCACGTCGCCGCCCCGTAAGCGCAAGGGCAAGCGCTGA
- the glgP gene encoding alpha-glucan family phosphorylase has product MKAIRKFTVRAVLPEALAALEELAGNLRWSWHEPTRQLFEHIAPELWREIGTDPVALLGAVDPGRLSDLAGDADYVARVHAIRGDLRNYLEKPRWYQGLTGEKPAAIAYFSPEFGIAAALPQYSGGLGILAGDHLKSASDLGVPLVGVGLFYRAGYFSQAISPDGWQMESYPLLDPDGLPLSVLRRADGSAVQVSLALPDDRTLHARVWQAKVGRIRLLLLDTDIPQNPDDLRLVTDRLYGGGGEHRLLQELLLGIGGARAVKLWSTLSGHPEPEVFHTNEGHAGFLGFERISSLIGEGLSFQEALQVARAGTVFTTHTPVGAGIDRFERGLVRRYFETDLLPGVAVDDLLALGAESYEGGSPDVFNMAIMGLRLGQHANGVSTLHGEVSRRMFSGLWPGFDAAEVPIGSITNGVHAPSWTDPALMALAQNRLGTSDTSTANWRSPEVSDQDLWSVRGQMRLQFVEDARRRLTNAWRDQNPGGLPPAWIGRVFDPNVLTIGFARRVPTYKRLTLMLHDPERLRALLLNPDRPIQIVIAGKSHPADEEGKRLIQKIVQFAADPELRTRIAFLPDYNIAMAQLMYPGTDVWLNNPLRPLEACGTSGMKAALNGALNLSILDGWWPEYYDGKNGWAIPSADAAGDAAERDRLEAEALYDLIEHQVAPTFYERNSDDVPERWVGNIRHTLATLSPELSADRMVRQYVERLYRPAGHYEGLMSKHNYRAARELAAWKGKVVSKWPAVAVTHVESGGVSAVPQVGDELHLRAHVQLNGLLPSDVTVEVVYGKSLGGDELRDTESQALLPAAAPDLADMVEAAAGGAPNLFTGTVELDRAGAFGYTVRVVPRNALLISPAEMGLVAIAT; this is encoded by the coding sequence GTGAAGGCGATACGTAAATTTACCGTCCGTGCCGTGCTGCCCGAGGCGCTCGCTGCTCTAGAAGAGCTTGCCGGCAACTTGCGCTGGTCCTGGCACGAGCCCACCCGTCAACTCTTCGAACACATCGCCCCAGAACTGTGGCGCGAGATCGGCACCGATCCCGTTGCTCTGCTCGGTGCCGTGGATCCGGGGCGCCTGTCCGACCTGGCCGGGGACGCCGACTATGTTGCGCGCGTGCACGCGATTCGCGGTGACCTGCGAAACTACCTCGAGAAGCCGCGCTGGTACCAGGGACTCACGGGGGAGAAGCCGGCGGCCATCGCCTACTTCTCGCCGGAGTTCGGCATCGCCGCGGCACTGCCGCAGTATTCCGGCGGCCTCGGCATCCTGGCCGGGGATCACCTGAAGAGCGCCTCCGATCTCGGAGTTCCCCTTGTTGGCGTGGGGCTGTTTTATCGCGCTGGCTACTTTAGCCAGGCGATCTCACCCGACGGCTGGCAGATGGAGAGCTACCCCCTGCTCGATCCCGACGGGCTGCCGCTCTCGGTTTTGCGCCGGGCCGACGGCTCCGCCGTGCAGGTCTCGCTTGCTCTGCCCGACGACCGCACGCTGCACGCACGCGTCTGGCAGGCCAAGGTCGGCCGCATCCGCTTGCTGCTGCTGGATACAGACATTCCCCAGAACCCGGACGACCTGCGGCTCGTGACGGACCGTCTGTACGGCGGGGGCGGAGAGCACCGCCTGCTGCAGGAGCTGCTGCTCGGAATCGGCGGCGCCAGGGCCGTGAAGCTCTGGAGCACCCTGAGCGGACACCCTGAACCCGAGGTCTTCCACACCAACGAGGGTCACGCTGGGTTCCTCGGCTTCGAGCGTATTTCGAGCCTGATCGGAGAGGGATTGAGCTTTCAGGAGGCTCTGCAGGTGGCCCGCGCGGGCACCGTCTTCACGACTCACACACCGGTGGGCGCCGGAATCGACCGATTCGAGCGCGGGCTCGTGCGCCGGTACTTCGAAACCGACCTACTTCCCGGTGTCGCCGTGGACGACCTGCTCGCGCTTGGCGCGGAGAGCTATGAGGGCGGGTCGCCCGATGTTTTCAACATGGCCATCATGGGGCTGCGGCTCGGTCAGCACGCAAACGGCGTGTCGACCCTGCACGGCGAGGTCAGCCGTCGAATGTTCAGCGGGCTCTGGCCCGGGTTCGATGCCGCCGAGGTGCCGATCGGGTCCATCACCAACGGGGTGCACGCGCCGAGCTGGACCGATCCCGCACTGATGGCCCTCGCCCAGAACCGGCTCGGAACGAGCGACACCTCCACCGCCAATTGGCGATCTCCCGAGGTCTCCGACCAAGACCTCTGGTCGGTGCGCGGGCAGATGCGGCTGCAGTTCGTCGAGGATGCCCGCCGGCGCCTCACGAACGCCTGGCGCGATCAGAATCCAGGTGGCCTGCCGCCGGCCTGGATCGGCCGGGTCTTCGACCCGAATGTGCTCACCATCGGATTCGCCCGCCGGGTGCCCACGTACAAGCGGCTCACGCTCATGCTGCACGACCCGGAACGGCTGCGCGCCCTGCTGCTGAACCCCGACCGACCGATCCAGATCGTGATTGCCGGCAAGTCGCACCCGGCCGACGAGGAGGGCAAGCGGCTCATCCAGAAGATCGTGCAGTTCGCCGCCGACCCCGAGTTGCGCACCCGGATCGCGTTTCTGCCCGACTACAACATCGCCATGGCGCAGCTGATGTACCCGGGCACGGACGTGTGGCTCAACAACCCACTGCGTCCGCTCGAAGCCTGCGGCACGTCGGGCATGAAGGCCGCCCTCAACGGCGCGCTCAACCTGTCGATACTCGACGGCTGGTGGCCCGAATACTACGACGGCAAGAACGGCTGGGCAATTCCGTCAGCGGATGCCGCCGGCGACGCTGCGGAACGCGATCGTCTCGAGGCGGAAGCTCTCTACGACCTCATTGAGCACCAAGTGGCGCCCACGTTCTACGAGCGCAACTCTGACGACGTGCCCGAGCGGTGGGTCGGCAACATTCGGCATACCCTCGCCACGCTCTCCCCGGAGCTCAGCGCCGACCGCATGGTTCGGCAATATGTGGAACGGCTCTATCGTCCTGCGGGCCACTATGAGGGCCTCATGTCCAAGCACAACTACCGTGCCGCCCGCGAACTGGCTGCCTGGAAGGGCAAGGTCGTGTCCAAGTGGCCGGCAGTGGCCGTGACCCACGTCGAGTCCGGGGGAGTAAGCGCCGTGCCCCAGGTGGGCGACGAGCTGCACCTGCGCGCCCACGTGCAACTCAACGGGCTGCTCCCCTCGGATGTGACGGTGGAGGTCGTCTACGGCAAGAGCCTCGGCGGCGACGAGCTGCGCGACACCGAGAGCCAGGCGCTCCTGCCCGCTGCGGCGCCCGACCTCGCTGATATGGTCGAGGCGGCGGCCGGAGGGGCACCGAACCTGTTCACGGGCACCGTGGAGCTGGACCGGGCGGGGGCCTTCGGGTACACAGTGCGGGTCGTGCCGCGAAATGCGCTGCTCATCAGTCCCGCGGAGATGGGACTCGTCGCGATCGCCACGTAG
- a CDS encoding alpha-1,4-glucan--maltose-1-phosphate maltosyltransferase has translation MAKTVGSKDLPKAAPTRIGRIPVLDLSPQLNDNLWPARAFAGEVVPFGATAFREGHDLIGVSLHLVAPDGTETVHPMDLGAPGTDRWEVRVPLQHQGDWRYRVRAYADDFATWEHNAGIKIPAGIDVDLMFLIGDQLLTSAGTDKSRTAPERRALLAAAKTLSDAKKPIALRLAALESEKLRAALRARPIASLDSFSAERTVIVERTRAGVGSWYEFFPRSEGAIQAADGSWSSGTFRTAAKRLPQVAAMGFDVLYLPPIHPIGTAFRKGPNNSLTVGPNDPGSPWAIGSADGGHDAIHPDLGTVADFSYFLGRARKVGLDVALDFALQASPDHPWVAEHPEWFTTLPDGTIAYAENPPKKYQDIYPINFDNDPAGIRAEALRILRHWITLGVTIFRVDNPHTKPLDFWEWLIREVNAEHPDVVFLAEAFTRPALMQALGKVGFQQSYTYFTWRNTKTELEEFLHGLATETADFLRPNLFVNTPDILTEYLQFGGPAAFKIRAALAAMAAPTWGMYAGFELCENVARVGAEENIDNEKYEYRPRDWAAAEARGASLAPYVTRLNHIRSEHPALRQLRNLDIHASDDDSILVFSKYLPAGFTGTGADDAIIVVANVDPHSVRETTVHLDVTRFGLEPGATYDVNDLITGATYTWSADNFVRLDAFTEPVHILRVLGQKPGKARA, from the coding sequence GTGGCTAAGACAGTAGGATCCAAAGACCTTCCGAAGGCGGCACCGACCCGCATCGGTCGCATTCCCGTGCTCGATCTCTCCCCCCAGCTGAATGACAATCTGTGGCCTGCGCGAGCCTTCGCCGGCGAGGTGGTTCCGTTCGGTGCCACCGCCTTCAGGGAAGGGCATGACCTTATCGGTGTGTCCCTGCATCTGGTTGCACCGGACGGCACCGAGACTGTACACCCCATGGATCTCGGGGCACCGGGCACCGACCGGTGGGAAGTTCGGGTGCCCCTGCAGCACCAGGGAGACTGGCGCTACAGAGTGCGCGCTTACGCCGACGACTTCGCGACCTGGGAGCACAACGCCGGCATAAAGATTCCGGCCGGCATCGACGTGGATCTGATGTTCCTGATCGGGGACCAGCTGCTGACCTCGGCGGGAACGGATAAGTCACGCACCGCCCCAGAACGCCGGGCTCTTCTGGCCGCGGCCAAGACATTGTCCGATGCGAAGAAGCCGATCGCGCTGCGTCTCGCCGCCCTCGAGTCCGAGAAGCTGCGGGCAGCGCTTCGGGCCCGCCCGATCGCGAGTCTCGACTCGTTCTCGGCGGAACGCACCGTCATCGTTGAGCGAACGCGCGCCGGCGTGGGCTCCTGGTACGAGTTCTTCCCGCGCTCCGAGGGCGCCATCCAGGCCGCTGATGGGTCCTGGTCCAGCGGCACATTCCGCACCGCCGCCAAACGCTTGCCCCAGGTGGCCGCGATGGGTTTCGACGTGCTCTACCTCCCGCCAATCCATCCGATCGGAACGGCTTTCCGCAAGGGGCCTAACAATTCGCTCACAGTCGGTCCGAACGATCCGGGGTCGCCCTGGGCCATCGGTTCGGCCGACGGCGGCCACGATGCCATCCACCCTGACCTCGGCACTGTCGCCGATTTCAGCTATTTCCTCGGTCGTGCCCGCAAGGTGGGGCTGGACGTGGCCCTCGACTTCGCGCTACAGGCTTCTCCCGACCACCCCTGGGTCGCCGAGCATCCCGAATGGTTCACGACGCTGCCCGACGGCACGATCGCTTATGCCGAGAATCCGCCCAAAAAGTATCAGGACATCTACCCGATCAACTTCGACAACGATCCGGCGGGGATTCGCGCGGAAGCGCTGCGCATTCTCCGGCACTGGATCACCCTCGGCGTCACCATCTTCCGCGTCGACAATCCCCACACGAAGCCGCTTGATTTCTGGGAATGGCTCATCCGCGAGGTCAACGCAGAGCACCCGGATGTCGTCTTCCTCGCCGAGGCCTTCACCCGCCCGGCGCTGATGCAGGCTCTGGGCAAGGTGGGGTTCCAGCAGTCGTACACGTACTTCACGTGGCGCAACACGAAGACCGAACTTGAGGAGTTCCTGCACGGCCTGGCCACCGAGACGGCGGATTTTCTGCGCCCGAACCTCTTCGTAAACACCCCAGACATCCTCACGGAGTACCTGCAATTCGGCGGACCGGCTGCCTTCAAGATACGCGCGGCCCTCGCTGCCATGGCCGCACCCACCTGGGGTATGTACGCCGGATTCGAGCTCTGTGAAAATGTTGCGCGCGTGGGCGCGGAGGAGAACATTGACAACGAGAAGTATGAGTACAGACCACGGGATTGGGCCGCGGCCGAAGCCCGCGGTGCGTCGCTGGCGCCCTACGTGACGAGACTCAACCACATCCGCTCGGAGCACCCGGCGCTGCGGCAGTTGCGCAACCTCGACATTCACGCGAGCGACGACGACTCCATTCTGGTCTTCAGCAAGTACCTGCCGGCCGGGTTCACGGGAACGGGCGCGGATGATGCGATCATCGTCGTGGCGAACGTGGACCCGCATTCCGTTCGTGAAACCACCGTGCACCTCGACGTGACGCGCTTTGGCCTCGAGCCGGGTGCCACCTACGACGTGAACGATCTCATCACCGGTGCGACCTACACCTGGTCCGCGGACAATTTCGTTCGACTCGACGCATTCACCGAACCGGTACACATCCTGCGGGTGTTGGGCCAGAAGCCAGGAAAGGCACGCGCATGA